The proteins below come from a single Sphingomonas carotinifaciens genomic window:
- the ahpC gene encoding alkyl hydroperoxide reductase subunit C, producing the protein MSLIGTSIKPFTAQAYREGKFLTVTDVDVKGKWAVFFFYPADFTFVCPTELEDLADNYDTFQKMGVEIYSVSTDTHFSHKAWHDTSPAIGKINFTMIGDPSGVVTNNFEVMRAGQGLADRGTFVVDPEGVIQLVEITSEGVGRNAMELLRKVKAAQYIAAHPGEVCPAKWEEGEETLAPSLDLVGKI; encoded by the coding sequence ATGTCTCTCATCGGCACCAGCATCAAACCGTTCACCGCTCAGGCGTATCGCGAGGGCAAGTTCCTGACCGTTACCGACGTGGACGTGAAGGGGAAGTGGGCCGTGTTCTTCTTCTACCCGGCGGACTTCACCTTCGTGTGCCCGACCGAGCTGGAAGACCTGGCCGACAATTACGACACGTTCCAGAAGATGGGCGTGGAGATTTATTCTGTGTCGACCGACACGCATTTCAGCCACAAGGCCTGGCATGACACCTCGCCTGCGATCGGCAAGATCAATTTCACCATGATCGGTGATCCCTCGGGCGTCGTGACCAACAACTTCGAAGTCATGCGTGCAGGCCAGGGCCTGGCGGATCGCGGCACCTTTGTCGTGGATCCCGAGGGCGTCATCCAGCTCGTCGAGATCACGTCGGAAGGCGTCGGTCGCAACGCGATGGAACTGCTCCGCAAGGTCAAGGCCGCGCAGTACATTGCCGCGCATCCGGGCGAAGTCTGCCCGGCAAAGTGGGAAGAGGGCGAAGAAACGCTCGCTCCCTCGCTCGACCTCGTCGGCAAGATCTGA
- a CDS encoding patatin-like phospholipase family protein, with product MTDKAASKPRVALALQGGGAHGAYTRGVIERLLEADIEIVSVSGASAGALNGAALVAGLAEDGPAGARAALERLWRQVSRESPLRVFDMASFLLPFAEPWLTRGLEWSKLTSRYMAPFVPGLRDMSALRRVVGASIDLTQLTRPGAIPLHVSATRVSDGQARLFAGAEVTLDALMASACLPDLFAAVRIDGNEYWDGGFSANPALEPLIFADDGATDLLVVQVTPFAVEDAGDTLPATIRRVSDISFNACLMRDLKALVQVQQLARAHDLTDGKVGRLAAMHLHLMTPAPGLATRGAASKLDTRASALQELRVMGHAQADAWLEGTGFGPDEALRHVTEVVA from the coding sequence AGCGGCTGCTGGAAGCCGATATCGAAATCGTTTCCGTCAGCGGTGCCAGCGCCGGTGCGCTGAACGGGGCGGCCTTGGTCGCTGGCCTTGCCGAAGATGGTCCGGCTGGCGCCAGGGCAGCGCTGGAGCGCTTATGGCGTCAGGTCAGTCGTGAGTCGCCGCTGCGCGTGTTCGACATGGCATCCTTCCTGCTCCCCTTTGCCGAGCCGTGGCTGACACGTGGGCTGGAGTGGAGCAAGCTGACCAGCCGCTACATGGCGCCGTTTGTGCCGGGGCTGCGCGACATGTCCGCGCTGCGCCGGGTGGTGGGGGCAAGTATCGACCTCACGCAGTTAACCCGTCCCGGTGCGATCCCGCTGCACGTATCGGCGACGCGGGTGAGCGATGGGCAGGCACGGCTGTTCGCCGGCGCGGAGGTCACGCTCGATGCGCTGATGGCATCGGCCTGCCTGCCCGATCTGTTTGCGGCGGTTCGCATCGACGGGAACGAGTATTGGGATGGCGGATTTTCCGCCAATCCGGCGCTGGAGCCGCTGATCTTTGCCGATGACGGTGCAACCGACCTGCTGGTCGTGCAGGTGACGCCCTTTGCGGTGGAGGATGCGGGCGATACGCTCCCCGCCACGATCCGGCGGGTCAGCGACATCAGCTTCAATGCCTGCCTGATGCGTGATCTGAAGGCGCTGGTGCAGGTGCAGCAACTGGCGCGCGCACACGACCTGACTGACGGCAAGGTCGGGCGATTGGCGGCGATGCACCTGCACCTGATGACGCCGGCGCCCGGCCTTGCCACACGCGGCGCGGCGAGCAAGCTCGACACACGCGCCTCAGCCCTCCAGGAATTGCGCGTCATGGGCCATGCGCAAGCCGATGCATGGCTAGAAGGGACAGGCTTCGGCCCGGACGAAGCGCTGCGCCATGTGACGGAGGTGGTGGCTTGA